CGGTTCGTGCAGCTGATACACGGCCGAACCTTCGCTGCCGTTGATCTCGGCCCACTCGTGACCGAAACCGTTACGGTGATAGCCTTTGGCGAGGGTCGTGCCTTCCCAGACACCGACCGCGCCGCACTCGAATTCGCCGATCAGCGACGACCAGTCATCCACTTCGCTAGGCGGGCAAGGCTTGCCGTCGGCGGTGACATCGCGCTTGGTGAACTGAGCCACCGCGCCGCAGACGCTCTTGATCGGGCCCAGCAGATCGCGGGCGAAGTCGATACGGTGGATCGTCATGTCGAACAGGTCGCCGGCACCTGCTTTGTCTTTGTACTGACGCCAGCCCCAGCTCGTTTCTGGCCAATCGAGGAATCGCTGGCTACGGAAGTGGCGTGGTTCGCCCAGTTGGCCCGATTTCAACAGGCTTCGCAGGTACCGCATCGACGGAGCAAAACGGTACGTAAACGCGGTCATATGAACGACTTTGTTGTCGCGAGCCGAGTGATACATCTCGCGAACTTCGCCGGCGTTCAGCCCAAGCGGCTTCTCGGCCATGACATGCTTGCCGTTCTGCGAGGCAAGCAGCGAGATCTCTCGGTGGGTGAAGTTAGGGGTCGCGATGATCACGGCGTCGACTTCCGGATCAGTACAAATCTCTTCCACACTTGTGGTGGTCTTGGCGACTCCCCAGTCCTTCTTTCGCTGCTCAAGCAGCTCGGTGCTGGTATCGCAAGCGGCAACCAACGTGGCCCGCGGATCGATGTTGATACCAGGGACATGGTGATAGTGACTGACAGCGCCGGCGCCGATAATAGCGATTTTGACGGGGTTTTCGGCAGAATGCTGGGACATTGGGGCAATCTCTTGGGATTAGGTCAGATAGGGTGGATTCCTTAAAAGTGGGGCCAATGGGCATGATTTAGCCACTGGTTTCACACCACCTTCAGGGAGCCCTCCGGGAAAGTTGTTTTAACAAAAATTTAGGTACTCGACCCCCATTAAAGGGTGTCCGAAAGGTGAAAAAAGAATAGACTCAAAAGGATTAGATCAGCCTTGGGGCGTGACCAGGGTACCGACTTTTTCTAACCTCTAGCCCCGCTCTTTAACAATATGTGCCTATTGGCAATCCAATACCGAAGCGTTCCCGAGGCGCCGATTCTCCTCGCCGCAAACCGGGAAGAGTTTTACGATCGTCCCACGTTGGCCCCTTCGATTCAATCGGGGAAGCCTCGAGCTTTGTGTGGAATTGATCAACAAGCCGGGGGTACCTGGCTCGGTGTCAATCAGCATGGGCTCGTTGTCGGATGCACCAATCGCCGCAAAATGAAACGACCTGCTGTCCCCCGTTCGCGTGGGCTGCTTTGTCGTGAATTGTTGCGGGCCAGCAGCGCTCAGGCTGCGGTCGAAGTGGCGATGGAAGGGCTGATGTCGGAACAATACGACGGTGTCAACTTCATCATGGCCGACGCTGACAGCGGTTGGGTCGTGCATGGTGGCGACGACGTGAATGCCCAGCGTCTGGAAGATGGCTTGAACCTGATCGGCGGCATGGATCTGAACGATCCACGCGACGAACGTGTTCAGTTGGCCCATCGCCTGATGACGCTGCAGACCTTGGACTCGGCTGTGAAATTCCTGGCCGTCTCCAGCAAGGTGTTCGCACGTCCACCAGCAGCTCAAGGCCGTCCTGGCATGGTCATCGAAGGGAAGGAATGGGGAACGGTCAGCTCCACGCTGATCTCGCTGGGCAAAAAGCCTCGCGACGCCATCTTCCAATACGCAGAAGGTGCACCGACCAAGGTTGGTTACGAAGATTACTCGCCACTGCTGCGAGATATCCTCAGTCGCGGTCTCCGCGAAGCACGTGCCTCGCGAGCCGAAGCCTAGTCTCCGCTGGACGCAATGCAAACAATTGAAAGGGCACTTCACTGTGGTGAGGTGCCCTTTTTTCGTACCCTTGGTTTCAGTACCAGGATGCATGAGGGCTTGCTGAAGCAGGCGGCCAGGTATCCTTCGCAGGCGATCGGATGGAAACAAGCAGTTGGCGACCAACAGCGTCGCTCGAAAATCTGAAGCACCGTAACCAGGTCACCCAGACCTTGCGGCGTTTCTTTCTGGGGAAAGGCTTCTGGGAAGTCGAGACTCCGCTTCTCTCACGCGACACGGTGATCGACACGCATCTCGATCCGGTGCCGGTCACGCTGGCCTGGGACCCGGCACGGCCAGACCAGGGAGACCGCTACTATCTTCAGACCTCGCCGGAGTTCGCCATGAAGCGGCTCGTCGCGGCTGGTGCCGACGCGATCTTTCAAATCTGCAAAGCGTTTCGCCTGGCCGAGGTGGGCGCGCACCATAATGTCGAGTTCACTCTCGTCGAATGGTATCGCGTCGGTGACGACCTGGCGGCCGGCATGCAGCTGTTGTCCGATCTGGCGGAAGCGGTCCTGCAGCGCGGTCCGGCCCATCAACTGAGCTACCGCGAAGCCTTTCAGGCGCACCTCGATTGCGACCCGCTCGAAGCATCCGGCAAGCAGTTGCGAGCGATTGCCGAGACGCACAACGTCGACGTGCCAAGCTCTTTCACTGACGAAGATCGTGACGCACTGCTCGAGCTCCTGTTGTCCGAGTTGATTCAGCCGAAGCTCGGAACGCTGCAGCCAGTGATCTTGTATCACTATCCCGCATCCCAGGCCGCCTTGGCTCGGATCGATGCCGACGATGCCCGCGTGGCGTGTCGCTTCGAGCTTTTCGTCGACGGGATGGAGCTTGCCAACGGGTACGACGAGTTGCTCGATCCGGCGATCCTGGTCGAGAGAAACCGGGCCAATAACGAGGCCCGCGCGGCGCTGGGCAAGCCGACGCTGCCGGAAGAAAGCCAGCTGATCAACGCCATGCAGGCCGGATTGCCAGCATGCAGTGGCTGTGCCTTGGGGCTCGATCGATTGCTGATGGCCGCCTTGCGGGCGAGTTCGATCGATCAGGTGATTCCATTTCCGACGCGGCAAGCGTAGTCGCTGCCGCCGATCGTTATTCGACGACCAGCGGAAGCGGCAGATACTGGGGTGCCCGAGGGATGAAGTACGGAATCTGAAGCTGCGAGATCTCGCGGGCCAGCGACCGGATCTCGGCGTCGTTCAATTGCTTCTTATTCAGTCCATCGAGGAAGCCGTTGGAACTGCTCAGGCTGAAGGTGTGTTCCCAGATCGGATCCGGGTTTCCGCCCCGTAGCAGCGCCAGCTTGGCCTGGCCAAGGCGATGTTCCAGCGATGCCGGCTCCACATTGAAGCGGAACGTGATGTCCTGGTCTGCCGCGTACGACATGCCATACTGGCGAAGCTGTTGGACAATCGCGTCGCCGATTTGCGTGCGTGCTTTCTCGATCGATTCGCCTGACTCGCCGCGCATGTACACCAACAGCGACGCCTTCACGCCAGGGCCGACGATGCAGTTCTCTGGTGTCTTCATCGCTTCCAGCGAACGCTCGACTTCCTCCCACGGAATCGCAATCATCGTGATCACTTCGGCGTCTTCGCCAAAACGCCCCAGCACGAAATAGGGGTCGAGCACGGCGATCTGATCCGATTCGCGTTGCGGGCGTTTGATCTGGGCGGTGATCTTGCGTGACTCGCGATGGATCACGTTGCCATCGACGATCCAGCCTTTGTTGTCAGGCAGCCAGGTAAGGCTGTGTTCGTTGAAGCGGCCATACGGAATATTCACCGGAATATCGTGTTTGATCTGTCCGCTGCCATCCCACACGATCAGCCGCTGTACGTCGAACGAGCTGTAGATCGCCGCCATCTCTTGGCCATCGGGCGAGAACTCGAGGTCTTCGATCGAGTTCGCACCCAGGGTCGATTGAAAGCGTGCCGTCGGGTCTTTGATCGGTGCGGCCAGGTTACCGGCATAGCGGCCATCGGCCAGTGTCAGCACCGAGACTCGGTCCCCTTCGACCAGTGCCAGGTACTTACCATCGGGCGAAACGGTCAGCTGGCCTTCTTCGATTCTCGTCGTGCGAACCTTGATGTCGCGCGTCCGGCGGTTCTCTTGCAGGTCCCAGATCACCAGCGTCTCGCCACCATCCGGAGCCACCAGCAGGTAGCGGTTGTACATGATCTTCATCACTGGATAGCTATAACGCGACTGACCCGGCACGGTCGCGACCAGTTCGCCACTGACCAGATTCCAGACGTTGACCGACCTGCCTTTGTCGAAGTTGCTGCCTCCATAGGCGGCGAAGTACATTCCATTGGCGCTCAAGCAACGAAAGTCGCCGATCTCGGGCGATTCAGGCAGCGTTTGAACGACCCGCTTCGACTTCACATGCCAGACGTCGTTATTGACGATCACCACCGGGCAACCAGGAGGACCGGTGGTGATCTGAGCTTTCTTATCCGCAGGAATGCGAATGTCGGCCGCTTCAATCCAGGGAGACTTTTCGAGTTGTGCGAAGCACTGCGTGCTAGGAAGCGACATCGCAGGCAGAAGCAGCGTGGCGAGGCACGCGATCAGGGAAATTCGTACCGAAAAAGGCATGACTTCAGTCGAGTGATTGAGTGAGCTGGCAAGTCTGTTTCTGGCTACGATTATGCATACCCAGCCTAGGGAGGGGAATGCGAAAAACGCGCAGGCGGGCGACTTTCCTCGACCTTTCGCGTGATGGGATACCTTGTTAGACGAACTTCGCGAAAAAAACGTTCTCGATTTAAAAACCTGTCGAAACGTCTGTATCCTCCGTTGATTTCACGGGATGACTGGTCTGTCGCGCGGTGGAAGTGGAACTGGGCCATTTCGGGCAACCGTTTCCTGGAGTCGTTTTGACTCTTGGGCTAAAAAGAACGCAGGAAATGCTGCTGGCAGCTTGCCAGAAACGACTTTCAGCCGAGGTCATCTATGAGTGCCAAGCCCGGCCTGTTTCTCAAGAAGGCGAACGACGACCTTGTCTCGCATTGCAAATGTTCGCCGTCGGTCTGGATCGCCGGCCCAGGGCAGCTTGATTGTCCGTGGTGTGGTTGTGGTTGGCTTTTCATCTGTCCACAGTGCCGCCGGGCATTCACCTTTGCCGTGGCCGAGTCGTGTGACTTGACCTGGGAAGAACTGGCCTGGCACGACCTGAAGACTCGCTACTCCGAACCTCCGACAGACGAAGAAGTCGAAATGTGGATCGACTGCATGAAGTCGGTCGTGGGTGATCTGGAAGAAGGGAAGCAGTACGTCTATCTCGATTTCTACGCCATCCCGGTCGACG
This genomic interval from Bremerella sp. JC817 contains the following:
- a CDS encoding Gfo/Idh/MocA family oxidoreductase, whose protein sequence is MSQHSAENPVKIAIIGAGAVSHYHHVPGINIDPRATLVAACDTSTELLEQRKKDWGVAKTTTSVEEICTDPEVDAVIIATPNFTHREISLLASQNGKHVMAEKPLGLNAGEVREMYHSARDNKVVHMTAFTYRFAPSMRYLRSLLKSGQLGEPRHFRSQRFLDWPETSWGWRQYKDKAGAGDLFDMTIHRIDFARDLLGPIKSVCGAVAQFTKRDVTADGKPCPPSEVDDWSSLIGEFECGAVGVWEGTTLAKGYHRNGFGHEWAEINGSEGSAVYQLHEPNTILLGKTGDDLHPVTVPEEFLTPAGSPRTTDMGEAATIFRYDLIWEFVSAICEGREAVPSYYEGLMAQIVADSVLESHEKRAWVDIPNEPV
- a CDS encoding NRDE family protein, producing the protein MCLLAIQYRSVPEAPILLAANREEFYDRPTLAPSIQSGKPRALCGIDQQAGGTWLGVNQHGLVVGCTNRRKMKRPAVPRSRGLLCRELLRASSAQAAVEVAMEGLMSEQYDGVNFIMADADSGWVVHGGDDVNAQRLEDGLNLIGGMDLNDPRDERVQLAHRLMTLQTLDSAVKFLAVSSKVFARPPAAQGRPGMVIEGKEWGTVSSTLISLGKKPRDAIFQYAEGAPTKVGYEDYSPLLRDILSRGLREARASRAEA
- the epmA gene encoding EF-P lysine aminoacylase EpmA; translated protein: METSSWRPTASLENLKHRNQVTQTLRRFFLGKGFWEVETPLLSRDTVIDTHLDPVPVTLAWDPARPDQGDRYYLQTSPEFAMKRLVAAGADAIFQICKAFRLAEVGAHHNVEFTLVEWYRVGDDLAAGMQLLSDLAEAVLQRGPAHQLSYREAFQAHLDCDPLEASGKQLRAIAETHNVDVPSSFTDEDRDALLELLLSELIQPKLGTLQPVILYHYPASQAALARIDADDARVACRFELFVDGMELANGYDELLDPAILVERNRANNEARAALGKPTLPEESQLINAMQAGLPACSGCALGLDRLLMAALRASSIDQVIPFPTRQA